In Paracoccus jeotgali, the following are encoded in one genomic region:
- a CDS encoding 3-hydroxybutyrate dehydrogenase yields the protein MFEDMLKGRVAVVTGSNSGIGLGIARELARAGASVVLNSFTDDEADHKLAADLGQEFGVEARYIQADMSAPDQCRALIEKAGGCDILVNNAGIQHVAPIPEFPVDKWNAIIAINLSSAFHCTAAALPGMSDKGWGRVINIASAHGLTASPYKSAYVAAKHGVVGLTKVTALEQAGKGVTCNAICPGYVLTPIVEKQIPDQMKTHDMSREDVIKNVMLARQPSGEFATVEQVGGTTVFLCSDAAAQITGTTISVDGGWTAL from the coding sequence ATGTTTGAAGACATGCTGAAAGGCCGTGTGGCGGTGGTCACCGGCTCAAATTCGGGGATCGGGCTGGGCATCGCGCGGGAACTGGCGCGGGCGGGGGCCTCGGTCGTCTTGAACAGCTTTACCGATGACGAGGCCGATCACAAACTGGCCGCCGATCTGGGGCAGGAATTCGGGGTCGAGGCGCGCTATATTCAGGCCGACATGTCCGCGCCGGACCAGTGCCGCGCGCTGATCGAAAAGGCCGGCGGCTGCGATATTCTGGTGAACAACGCCGGCATTCAGCATGTCGCGCCGATCCCGGAATTTCCGGTGGACAAGTGGAACGCGATTATCGCGATCAATCTGTCCTCGGCCTTTCACTGCACCGCCGCCGCCCTGCCGGGGATGAGCGACAAGGGCTGGGGCCGGGTCATCAACATCGCCTCGGCCCATGGACTTACGGCAAGCCCCTACAAATCGGCCTATGTCGCGGCCAAGCATGGCGTGGTCGGGCTAACCAAGGTGACGGCGCTGGAACAGGCGGGCAAGGGCGTGACCTGCAACGCGATCTGCCCCGGCTATGTGCTGACGCCCATCGTGGAAAAGCAGATCCCCGACCAGATGAAGACCCATGACATGAGCCGCGAGGACGTCATCAAGAATGTCATGCTGGCGCGCCAGCCCTCGGGCGAGTTCGCCACCGTCGAGCAGGTCGGCGGGACGACGGTGTTTCTGTGCAGTGACGCGGCGGCGCAGATCACCGGCACCACGATCAGCGTCGACGGGGGCTGGACGGCGCTGTAG
- a CDS encoding pyridoxal phosphate-dependent aminotransferase, producing MPFLSKAVSRIKPSPTVAMTGRVAALQAEGRDIIGLSAGEPDFDTPAHIREAAKAAIDAGHTRYTAVDGMASLKQAICQKFARENGLDYTPDQISVGTGGKQILFNALLASVGPGDEVIIPAPYWVSYPDIVALAGGTPVILPSRAEDGFRITPDALRRAITPQTKWLILNSPSNPSGAAYDAEQLRALCAVLLDHPQVWVLADDIYEHLCFDGFRFATPAQVEPRLRDRVLTMNGVSKAYAMTGWRIGYGAGPVELIRAMAKLQSQSTSNPSTISQHAALAALSGPQEFLQGWRDDFQARRDLVVAGLNDCPGIDCPVPQGAFYVYPSIRAMIGWRSPAGTPITDDEVFANALLDEAGVAVVFGAAFGLSPHFRISYAASTDTLTEALRRIRAFCEGCDASPRATAPSSPRRR from the coding sequence ATGCCCTTCCTGTCAAAGGCGGTCAGCCGCATCAAGCCCTCGCCCACCGTGGCGATGACCGGGCGCGTCGCGGCGCTGCAGGCCGAGGGGCGCGACATCATCGGCCTGTCGGCGGGAGAGCCGGATTTCGACACGCCCGCCCATATCCGCGAGGCCGCCAAGGCGGCCATCGACGCCGGTCACACGCGCTATACCGCCGTCGACGGGATGGCGTCGCTGAAACAGGCGATTTGCCAGAAATTCGCGCGGGAAAACGGGCTGGACTATACCCCCGACCAGATCAGTGTCGGCACCGGCGGCAAGCAGATCCTGTTCAACGCGCTGCTGGCCAGCGTCGGCCCGGGTGACGAGGTCATCATCCCGGCGCCTTATTGGGTCAGCTATCCCGACATCGTGGCGCTGGCGGGGGGCACGCCGGTCATCCTGCCCAGCCGGGCCGAGGACGGGTTCCGCATCACCCCGGACGCGCTGCGCCGGGCGATCACGCCGCAGACGAAATGGCTGATCCTGAACTCGCCCTCGAACCCCTCGGGCGCGGCCTATGACGCCGAGCAGCTGCGGGCGCTGTGTGCGGTGCTGCTGGATCATCCGCAGGTCTGGGTGCTGGCCGACGACATCTACGAACATCTCTGCTTCGACGGCTTCCGCTTTGCCACCCCGGCGCAGGTCGAGCCGCGCCTCAGGGATCGGGTGCTGACCATGAACGGGGTCAGCAAGGCCTATGCGATGACCGGCTGGCGGATTGGCTACGGCGCCGGCCCGGTCGAGCTGATCCGCGCCATGGCCAAGCTGCAATCGCAATCGACGTCCAACCCCTCGACCATCAGCCAGCACGCCGCGCTGGCCGCGCTCAGCGGGCCGCAGGAGTTCCTGCAGGGCTGGCGCGACGATTTTCAGGCACGGCGCGATCTGGTGGTGGCGGGGCTGAACGACTGCCCCGGCATCGACTGCCCGGTGCCGCAGGGGGCGTTCTATGTCTACCCCTCGATCCGGGCAATGATCGGCTGGCGCAGCCCCGCCGGCACGCCCATCACGGATGACGAGGTCTTCGCCAATGCGCTGCTGGACGAGGCCGGCGTGGCGGTGGTCTTTGGCGCGGCCTTCGGCCTGTCGCCGCATTTCCGCATCAGCTACGCCGCCAGCACCGACACGCTGACCGAGGCGCTGCGCCGCATCCGCGCCTTCTGCGAAGGATGCGACGCAAGCCCGCGCGCTACAGCGCCGTCCAGCCCCCGTCGACGCTGA
- a CDS encoding FAD assembly factor SdhE: MMEDPEIRLKRLRMRSWRRGMKEMDLILGPFADTQLAQLSEPLIAQYEQVMGENDQDLYLWVTARARGESAGPAEIAGVLDVIADHAFGRLAGNPAEFTNRPQIIRPD; this comes from the coding sequence ATGATGGAAGACCCCGAGATCCGGCTGAAGCGGCTGCGGATGCGAAGCTGGCGGCGCGGCATGAAAGAGATGGACCTGATCCTCGGCCCCTTTGCCGACACCCAGCTGGCCCAGCTGTCCGAGCCGCTGATCGCGCAATACGAGCAGGTGATGGGCGAGAACGATCAGGACCTGTATCTGTGGGTCACCGCCCGCGCGCGCGGCGAAAGCGCCGGCCCGGCCGAGATCGCGGGCGTGCTTGACGTCATCGCGGATCACGCCTTTGGCCGGCTGGCCGGAAATCCGGCCGAGTTCACCAATCGGCCGCAAATAATCCGGCCCGATTAA
- a CDS encoding MarR family winged helix-turn-helix transcriptional regulator — MTIALNGQQIRPQGDPVASYFQCLQLLERLHRLMLDLIKDDFERVGRSDLTPVQALLLYNLGEAEVSAGELRSRGMYQGSNVSYNLKKLVGMGYVLHERCDQDRRSVRVRLSDRGQQVRDQIGELFARHAGDLDCSGVLDDPPLDAVNRQWRRIERYWAEQIRYIY, encoded by the coding sequence ATGACCATTGCACTGAACGGACAACAGATTCGGCCTCAGGGCGATCCGGTGGCCAGCTATTTCCAGTGTCTGCAACTGCTCGAGCGGCTGCATCGGCTGATGCTGGACCTGATCAAGGATGATTTCGAGCGGGTCGGCCGCAGCGACCTGACGCCGGTCCAGGCCCTGCTGCTGTATAATCTGGGCGAGGCCGAGGTCTCGGCGGGCGAGCTGCGGTCGCGCGGCATGTATCAGGGCTCGAACGTGTCCTATAACCTGAAAAAGCTGGTCGGGATGGGCTATGTCCTGCACGAGCGATGCGATCAGGACCGGCGCTCGGTCCGGGTCAGGCTGTCGGATCGGGGCCAGCAGGTGCGCGACCAGATCGGCGAGCTGTTTGCGCGTCACGCGGGCGACCTGGACTGTTCCGGCGTGCTGGACGATCCGCCGCTGGATGCCGTGAACCGGCAATGGCGGCGGATCGAGCGGTACTGGGCCGAGCAGATCCGCTATATCTATTAG
- a CDS encoding VOC family protein, with translation MSLRYLHTMVRVKDLEKSMAFYRLLGLEETRRTENEQGRFTLIFMAPPGQPECPVELTYNWDGDEGLPSDSRHFGHLAYQTDDIYALCQKLMDAGVTINRPPRDGHMAFVRSPDNISIELLQDGKLEPKEPWASMENTGHW, from the coding sequence ATGTCGCTTCGCTATCTGCACACCATGGTCCGGGTCAAGGATCTGGAAAAGTCCATGGCCTTTTATCGCCTGCTGGGTCTGGAAGAGACACGGCGCACCGAAAACGAGCAGGGTCGCTTCACGCTGATCTTCATGGCCCCGCCCGGCCAGCCGGAATGTCCGGTCGAGCTGACCTATAACTGGGACGGCGATGAGGGCCTGCCCTCGGACAGCCGGCATTTCGGGCATCTCGCCTATCAGACCGATGATATTTATGCGCTCTGCCAGAAGCTGATGGATGCGGGCGTCACCATCAACCGCCCGCCGCGCGACGGTCACATGGCCTTTGTGCGCAGCCCGGACAACATCTCGATCGAGCTGCTGCAGGACGGCAAGCTGGAACCGAAAGAACCCTGGGCCAGCATGGAAAACACCGGTCACTGGTAA
- a CDS encoding thymidylate synthase, whose amino-acid sequence MQQYHQALKTILDEGEETTDRTGTGTIACFGMQARYRLSDGFPLVTTKKLHLRSIIHELLWFLSGDTNIRYLNDNKVRIWDEWADEKGDLGPVYGQQWRRFSALEPAGTDTAGRRVFYARHVDQIAELVENIRTNPDSRRLIVSAWNPGEVPRMALPPCHTLWQVRIIGRKMHLQLYQRSADMFLGVPFNIASYALLLAMLAHVTGYEAGDFVHTLGDAHIYSNHLDQVRLQLSRTPKPLPKLRFTREVSSIFDFRYEDFEFLGYDPDPAIKAQVAV is encoded by the coding sequence ATGCAGCAATATCATCAGGCGCTGAAAACAATTCTGGACGAGGGTGAGGAGACCACCGACCGCACCGGGACCGGGACCATCGCCTGTTTCGGGATGCAGGCGCGCTATCGGCTGTCGGACGGTTTTCCGCTGGTGACGACCAAGAAACTGCATCTGCGCTCAATCATCCACGAGCTGCTGTGGTTTCTGTCCGGCGACACGAACATCCGCTATCTGAACGACAACAAGGTGCGGATCTGGGACGAGTGGGCCGATGAAAAGGGCGATCTCGGCCCCGTCTATGGCCAGCAATGGCGGCGTTTCTCGGCGCTTGAACCCGCCGGGACCGACACCGCGGGGCGGCGCGTCTTTTACGCGCGTCACGTCGATCAGATCGCCGAGCTGGTCGAGAACATCCGCACCAATCCCGACAGCCGCCGGCTGATCGTCTCGGCCTGGAATCCGGGCGAGGTGCCGCGCATGGCGTTGCCGCCCTGCCATACGCTGTGGCAGGTCCGCATCATCGGGCGCAAGATGCATCTGCAGCTGTATCAGCGCTCGGCCGACATGTTCCTGGGCGTGCCGTTCAACATCGCGTCTTACGCGCTGCTGCTGGCGATGCTGGCCCATGTGACCGGCTATGAGGCGGGTGATTTCGTCCATACCCTTGGCGACGCGCATATCTATTCCAACCATCTCGATCAGGTGCGGCTGCAACTGTCGCGGACGCCCAAGCCGCTGCCGAAGCTGCGCTTTACCCGCGAGGTGTCCTCGATCTTCGACTTCCGCTATGAGGATTTCGAGTTTCTGGGCTATGATCCCGACCCGGCGATCAAGGCGCAGGTGGCGGTCTGA
- a CDS encoding dihydrofolate reductase: protein MLSLVVARARNGAIGKDGGIPWHIPADLAFFKRETLGGAIIMGRRTWESLPRQPLPSRLNLVVSRSLDLPGTAHPDVDSAITAAHEAGHARIYGIGGARIYQEMLPQSDRLLITEVDTVIPDADTFFPDFDEAEWVETLRRPLPSDGPGCVLRELLRRR, encoded by the coding sequence ATGCTGTCGCTGGTCGTCGCCCGCGCGCGGAACGGGGCCATCGGCAAGGATGGCGGCATCCCGTGGCACATCCCCGCCGATCTGGCCTTCTTCAAGCGCGAGACGCTGGGCGGCGCGATCATCATGGGCCGCCGCACCTGGGAGAGCCTGCCGCGGCAGCCGCTGCCCAGCCGGCTGAACCTTGTCGTTAGCCGCAGTCTGGACCTGCCCGGCACCGCCCACCCCGATGTGGACAGCGCAATCACCGCCGCGCATGAGGCGGGTCACGCGCGGATCTATGGCATCGGCGGCGCGCGCATCTATCAGGAGATGCTGCCGCAATCCGACCGCCTGCTGATCACCGAGGTCGACACCGTCATCCCCGACGCCGACACGTTCTTCCCCGATTTCGACGAGGCCGAGTGGGTCGAGACGCTGCGCCGCCCGCTGCCCTCGGACGGGCCGGGCTGCGTGCTGCGCGAATTGCTGCGCCGGCGCTGA
- a CDS encoding alpha/beta fold hydrolase has protein sequence MSAQFFHAADGAKLAYRDEGEGLPVLCLAGLTRNMADFDYVAPHLSDVRLIRMDYRGRGASDRTGADSYTVPQEARDALALLDHLGIERAAVLGTSRGGLIGLLLAAIAHDRLTGLCLNDVGPEIERTGLERIFDYVGRNPSAKTLDQVAQRMAQMAPGFDNVPKGRWREDAGRFYVQTPDGLQVNYDPALREAFLAAFQGEAPDLWPLWQATQGMPVAVIRGANSDLLGEAAFQRMQQERPDAIYAEVPDRAHVPWLDEPEAVAAIRSWLQAVRAA, from the coding sequence GTGAGCGCGCAGTTCTTTCACGCCGCCGATGGCGCAAAGCTCGCCTATCGCGACGAGGGCGAGGGGCTGCCGGTGCTGTGTCTGGCCGGGCTGACGCGCAACATGGCCGATTTCGACTACGTCGCGCCGCATCTGTCCGATGTCCGCCTGATCCGCATGGATTATCGCGGGCGCGGCGCGTCCGACCGGACCGGCGCCGACAGCTATACCGTCCCGCAAGAGGCCCGCGACGCGCTGGCGTTGCTGGATCATCTGGGGATCGAGCGCGCGGCGGTGCTGGGCACCTCGCGCGGCGGCTTGATCGGCCTGCTGCTGGCCGCCATCGCGCATGACCGCCTGACCGGGCTGTGCCTGAACGATGTCGGCCCCGAGATCGAGCGCACGGGGCTGGAGCGTATCTTCGACTATGTCGGCCGCAACCCGTCCGCCAAGACGTTGGACCAGGTGGCGCAGCGCATGGCGCAGATGGCGCCGGGCTTCGACAATGTGCCTAAGGGCCGCTGGCGCGAGGATGCCGGGCGGTTCTATGTCCAGACGCCGGACGGGCTGCAGGTCAATTACGACCCCGCCCTGCGCGAGGCGTTTCTGGCCGCCTTTCAGGGCGAGGCGCCCGATCTGTGGCCGCTGTGGCAGGCGACCCAGGGGATGCCGGTCGCGGTGATCCGGGGGGCGAATTCGGATCTGCTGGGCGAGGCCGCGTTTCAGCGGATGCAGCAGGAACGCCCCGACGCCATCTATGCCGAGGTGCCCGACCGCGCCCATGTGCCGTGGCTGGACGAACCCGAGGCGGTGGCCGCGATCAGGTCTTGGCTGCAGGCGGTCCGCGCCGCCTGA
- a CDS encoding enoyl-ACP reductase FabI, giving the protein MGDLLKNKRGLIMGVANERSIAWGIARAMAAQGAELAFSYQGDMFAGRVKPLAESVGSDLLIDVDVTDDDSLAAAFQRIGNDWGRLDFVVHAIAYSNKDELTGRFVDTSRENFKNSLDISCYSLIDVARRAHPLMGPGSSILTLTYGGSNRVTPFYNVMGVAKAALEASVRYLANDLGPDGIRVNAVSPGPMKTLAGAAIGGARKTFRHTQANAPLRANATLEAIGGTAVWLTSEWGACTTGEIVTVDGGYHVLGMPQSENL; this is encoded by the coding sequence ATGGGAGATCTGCTGAAGAACAAGCGCGGGCTGATCATGGGCGTCGCGAATGAACGCTCGATTGCCTGGGGGATCGCGCGGGCCATGGCGGCGCAGGGGGCGGAACTGGCCTTCAGCTATCAGGGCGACATGTTCGCGGGGCGGGTCAAGCCGCTGGCGGAATCGGTCGGCTCCGACCTGCTGATCGACGTCGATGTGACCGATGACGACAGCCTCGCCGCGGCGTTTCAGCGGATCGGCAATGACTGGGGGCGGCTGGATTTCGTCGTCCACGCCATCGCCTATTCCAACAAGGACGAGCTGACCGGCCGCTTTGTCGACACCAGCCGAGAGAACTTCAAGAATTCGCTCGATATCTCTTGCTATTCGCTGATCGACGTGGCGCGCCGCGCGCATCCGCTGATGGGGCCGGGCAGCTCGATCCTGACGCTGACCTATGGCGGGTCGAACCGGGTCACACCGTTTTATAACGTGATGGGCGTGGCCAAGGCCGCGCTCGAGGCGTCGGTGCGCTATCTGGCCAACGATCTCGGCCCCGACGGCATCCGCGTCAACGCGGTCAGCCCGGGCCCGATGAAAACGCTGGCCGGGGCCGCCATCGGCGGCGCGCGCAAGACCTTCCGCCACACCCAGGCCAACGCGCCGCTGCGCGCGAACGCGACGCTCGAGGCGATCGGGGGGACGGCGGTCTGGCTGACCAGCGAATGGGGCGCCTGCACCACGGGCGAGATCGTGACCGTCGATGGCGGCTATCACGTCCTCGGCATGCCGCAGAGCGAAAACCTGTGA
- the fabB gene encoding beta-ketoacyl-ACP synthase I, translating to MRRVVITGLGIISPIGNNAAEVTESLRVGRSGIVFAPEYAEHGFRSQVHGMPQIKLEDHIDKRNLRFMGPGAAYNFLAMEQAIADSGLEESDVSNPRSGLIMGSGGPSTSNFFDAHQIVIEKGSPKRMGPFMVTRCMSSTNSACLATPFRIKGVNYSITSACSTSAHCIGNGVEQIQMGKQDIVFAGGGEELDWTLSCLFDAMGAMSSKYNDTPETASRPYDVTRDGFVIAGGGGVVVLEELEHARARGARIYAEVTGYGATSDGHDMVAPSGEGGERSMRVALATLPKDRKISYINAHGTSTPVGDIGEVKAIRRVFGEGSTPPIASTKSLTGHSLGATGVHEVIYSLLMMQNRFISASANVTELDPDLKPEEIALKRVDDVDFDSVLSNSFGFGGTNASLVMSKFQE from the coding sequence ATGCGCCGTGTCGTCATCACCGGGCTGGGGATCATCTCGCCCATCGGCAACAATGCCGCCGAAGTCACCGAAAGCCTGAGGGTCGGTCGCTCGGGCATCGTGTTCGCCCCCGAATATGCCGAGCATGGCTTTCGCAGCCAGGTTCACGGCATGCCGCAGATCAAGCTCGAGGATCATATCGACAAGCGCAACTTGCGCTTCATGGGTCCGGGCGCGGCTTATAACTTCCTTGCGATGGAGCAGGCGATCGCCGATTCCGGGCTGGAGGAGAGCGACGTCTCGAACCCGCGCAGCGGGCTGATCATGGGATCGGGCGGGCCGTCGACCAGCAACTTCTTTGACGCCCATCAGATCGTCATCGAAAAGGGCAGCCCCAAGCGCATGGGGCCGTTCATGGTCACACGCTGCATGTCCTCGACCAACAGCGCCTGTCTGGCGACGCCGTTCCGCATCAAGGGCGTGAACTATTCGATCACCTCGGCCTGCTCGACCTCGGCCCATTGCATCGGCAATGGCGTCGAACAGATCCAGATGGGCAAGCAGGACATCGTGTTCGCCGGCGGCGGCGAGGAACTGGACTGGACGCTGTCCTGCCTGTTCGACGCGATGGGCGCGATGTCGTCGAAATACAACGACACGCCCGAAACCGCCTCAAGGCCCTATGACGTCACCCGCGACGGCTTCGTCATCGCCGGCGGCGGCGGCGTCGTGGTGCTGGAAGAACTGGAACACGCCCGCGCCCGCGGCGCCAGGATCTATGCCGAAGTGACCGGCTATGGCGCGACCTCGGACGGCCACGACATGGTGGCGCCCTCGGGCGAGGGCGGCGAGCGGTCGATGCGCGTGGCGCTGGCGACCCTGCCCAAGGACCGCAAGATCAGCTATATCAACGCCCACGGCACCTCGACCCCGGTCGGCGACATCGGCGAGGTCAAGGCCATCCGCCGCGTCTTTGGCGAGGGCTCGACCCCGCCCATCGCCTCGACCAAATCGCTGACCGGCCACAGCCTCGGCGCGACCGGCGTGCATGAGGTGATCTATTCCCTGCTGATGATGCAGAACCGCTTCATCTCGGCCTCGGCCAACGTCACCGAACTCGACCCCGATTTGAAGCCCGAGGAAATCGCCCTGAAACGCGTCGACGATGTGGATTTCGATTCGGTCCTGTCGAACAGCTTCGGGTTCGGCGGCACCAACGCCTCGCTTGTCATGTCGAAATTTCAGGAGTGA
- a CDS encoding RidA family protein, giving the protein MSIERIQPGPRMSQAVIHGDTIYLAGQLGDPSADIAQQVRQSLAGVDKVLAEAGSDKSKILSVMIWLADMGDFDAMNAEYEAWLDKDNPPTRATGESRLATPDHLVEVIVVAAR; this is encoded by the coding sequence ATGTCGATCGAACGCATCCAACCCGGCCCCCGGATGAGCCAGGCCGTGATCCACGGCGACACCATCTATCTGGCCGGCCAGCTTGGCGATCCCTCTGCCGACATCGCCCAGCAGGTGCGCCAATCGCTGGCCGGCGTCGACAAGGTCCTGGCCGAGGCCGGCAGCGACAAGTCCAAGATCCTGTCGGTGATGATCTGGCTGGCCGATATGGGCGATTTCGACGCCATGAACGCCGAATACGAGGCGTGGCTGGACAAGGACAACCCGCCCACCCGCGCCACCGGCGAATCGCGTCTGGCCACCCCCGACCATCTGGTCGAGGTGATCGTGGTCGCCGCGCGCTAA
- a CDS encoding TRAP transporter substrate-binding protein: protein MMGMVRVVLATAFVLASGAGGVAAQEHVFKLHHFLGAEATVQKHMLEPWARQVEENSGGQVRIDIYPSMTLGGRPPELVTQARDGVVDLIWTLNGYTPGVFPRTEVMELPFVYLNDPGAANLALADMYADHLAEDYRGLEPMFLHVHAGQAIQTVSEEVRLPQDLPGMKMRIPTRTGAWVIEALGAQPVSMPVPDLPLALSKGVVDGAFIPFEIIPTLKIQDQTQFQIEGADGIRFGTSVFQVSMNKARWDSLPPDVQQAFRDASGRDWLVEIGRVWKQAELDGIKAATDAGNIHVTLTPEETEAFREKLAPVIDRWVAEVTPLGIDGAGLVTQARDLVAKYRKETQAE, encoded by the coding sequence ATGATGGGGATGGTCCGGGTGGTGCTTGCCACCGCATTTGTGCTTGCATCGGGGGCGGGCGGCGTGGCCGCGCAAGAGCATGTCTTCAAGCTGCATCATTTTCTGGGGGCCGAGGCGACGGTCCAGAAACACATGCTGGAGCCATGGGCCAGACAGGTCGAGGAGAACTCGGGCGGTCAGGTCAGGATCGACATCTACCCCTCGATGACGCTGGGCGGCCGCCCGCCGGAACTGGTGACGCAGGCCCGCGATGGCGTCGTCGATCTGATCTGGACGCTGAACGGTTATACCCCCGGCGTCTTTCCCCGGACCGAGGTGATGGAGCTGCCCTTCGTCTATCTCAACGACCCCGGCGCGGCCAATCTGGCGCTGGCGGATATGTATGCCGACCATCTGGCCGAGGATTATCGCGGGCTGGAGCCGATGTTCCTGCATGTCCATGCCGGGCAGGCGATCCAGACCGTCTCGGAAGAGGTGCGGCTGCCGCAGGATCTGCCGGGCATGAAGATGCGGATTCCCACCCGCACCGGCGCCTGGGTGATCGAGGCGCTGGGCGCGCAGCCGGTGTCGATGCCGGTGCCCGACCTGCCGCTGGCGCTATCCAAGGGCGTGGTCGACGGCGCCTTCATCCCGTTCGAGATCATCCCGACGCTGAAGATCCAGGACCAGACGCAGTTCCAGATCGAGGGCGCGGACGGCATCCGCTTCGGCACCTCGGTCTTTCAGGTGTCGATGAACAAGGCCCGCTGGGACAGCCTGCCGCCCGATGTGCAGCAGGCGTTCCGCGACGCCTCGGGCCGCGACTGGCTGGTCGAGATCGGCCGGGTCTGGAAACAGGCCGAGCTGGACGGGATCAAGGCCGCGACCGATGCCGGCAACATCCACGTCACCCTGACGCCCGAGGAGACCGAGGCGTTCCGCGAAAAACTCGCCCCGGTCATCGACCGCTGGGTGGCCGAGGTGACGCCGCTGGGCATCGACGGCGCGGGGCTGGTCACGCAGGCACGCGATCTGGTGGCAAAATACCGTAAGGAAACACAGGCGGAATGA
- a CDS encoding TRAP transporter small permease, which translates to MRQPDASPPATGLTGAAPDPAAVTRQRSGLAAGVAVAAMVWALLGGAVLLGVVGINAASVLGAAFGHPLPGDFELTEMGIALAVFAFLPYCQLTDANVTADIFTARAGSRMRGALRALGSLAALVFGCVLLWRMSAGLVDHRLYSSVTAILQIPLWWAFVPVLISLALLAATALLTLTESLREARG; encoded by the coding sequence ATGAGGCAGCCGGATGCGTCACCCCCTGCGACCGGGCTGACCGGCGCGGCTCCCGATCCCGCCGCCGTCACCCGGCAGCGCAGCGGTCTCGCGGCGGGGGTCGCGGTGGCGGCAATGGTCTGGGCGCTGCTGGGCGGTGCGGTTCTGCTGGGGGTGGTCGGCATCAACGCGGCCTCGGTTCTGGGCGCTGCCTTCGGCCACCCGCTGCCCGGCGATTTCGAGCTGACCGAGATGGGCATCGCGCTCGCCGTCTTTGCCTTTCTGCCCTATTGCCAGCTGACCGACGCCAATGTCACCGCCGATATCTTCACCGCCCGCGCCGGTTCGCGGATGCGGGGGGCGCTGCGCGCGCTGGGGTCGCTGGCGGCGCTGGTCTTTGGCTGCGTGCTGTTGTGGCGCATGTCGGCGGGGCTGGTGGATCACCGGCTGTACTCCTCGGTGACGGCGATCCTGCAGATCCCGCTGTGGTGGGCCTTTGTGCCGGTGCTGATCTCGCTGGCGCTGCTGGCCGCGACCGCGCTGCTGACCCTGACCGAAAGCCTGCGCGAGGCCCGTGGATGA